The Mycosarcoma maydis chromosome 13, whole genome shotgun sequence region ACGCGCTTTGCTGGCGTAACTTAGCAAGTGGATTGGCTCGTTGCAGATGGTGAACGGATCACAACGCGTCGCAGCGTGGCGAAACGGCGAGCCAAGGTGCTGGCTTGTCACTCTTAAATCCGAAGTGCGACGGCTACGGATCCGAAgtggctgctgtgctgaAGCGGTCAAGTTGGTGAAGCTCAAAGAGAATCAAAGGTAAGTCGAATGGATGGGAAGGCGAGAGTGATCAGCAAAGATTCACGAACGAATCCAGcaacgtgaatcgtaaatcacgaatcacgaatcacgaagctcgaagcacgaagcacgaagcacgaagcacgagTACGGACGAGCCGAATCTTgagagattcacgattctgtgattgaTCGGTGTGATTCGTCGTGCGCGATGTTTGGAGAGCGTGTCGGTCTGTCGTCACGACTGATGATGGGCCGCCGTTGCCGCCTTTTGCTGGCTTGGCTGGCTTTGTTGGCTTGCAACTCACAACTTTGGTCGTCGCGGGCTGCTGAGGCAACCGAtcaatcaccaatcaccaatcacgaatatcaccAATTTCCAGCTCAGTGCCGACAGACGCGCACGCGCATTTGGCCTTTTTCGCTTGAATTTCGCCGTATTTccgtgattctgattcgGGTGCCTCTCTTCTCTCTACTGCTCCCACGTCGTGATCCACGGATCCACGATaaacgattcacgattggcgcCTCATCCGTGTTGGCATGTTCTGGCCCAACCACGAACTATTAAAAAACGATCCAGCAAGGTCTACTATCTCGCCTTAACACTCGGACGAATACACGCCCcgcacactcacgactcgtgactcatcAACAGACacgatattcacgattcgtgattgaagAGCTCTCAATCAATCAACCAACCGACATCAACTGCCGTTCCATGTTCGCATTTGGGTTAGTCCACCGCAGCCTCGTCTCATAGATGCGAGCAGAGCACCACGCGCACACTATCTGTGTTGAGACTCTGTGTTGATACGAAAACGGCAAACACTTACGTGAACTCGTGTATGAAAGAGGCTTGCGATACAGTTTATCAAAGTCCCATACTGAATTGAGCGATGTGGCTCCAAAGAACGATCTGAGCCGCCAGCAACGTAGTTCTTGCTGGTagctcgagtcgatttGCTGGTATAATCAACTCGGCCCGTCTCACTTGCTTGTAGCTGCGTACGCAGAGCTGGCAAGCGTCCATACCTTgacgctgccatcgtcgccTGCACTAGCCAGCATGTCCGACATGAGCTCGTGCGACGCATGCTGACCACCTTTGTTCAGTGTCTCACCCTCGTCcgtcagctgctcgatctttGCTGTTGTACCACCTCTCGCGTTCAGACTCTCTGGCGCCCACGAGACGCAGTTGACATCGGCACTTGCGTGCGCTCGCTCCATTTTGGCGATAAGCTCCACTTTGGGCTGCAACGACTTTTCATCGTCCGACGCCGTCACCTCGTAGACGCAGATGCGGCCATCGCCTCCTCCACTCGCGATACGCCCGAGGTTGCCGGGGCGCGTCGACGTTTTGTCGACTCCCCAAGAGACGCTGTACACTGTGCGGTCGTGATAGCCGTTGAGTATGTTGACTGCGATCCACTTTTCGCCTCTTCGCCCCGCCATTTTGCCCTCGGGTCGAAGCCCATGCGCTTCGCATTGATCTGCATCCAGCCGACGCCAGATGCGCACCGTCAGATCGTCCGACGCAGACGCGAGGTAGTTGCCGCACGGCGAAAACGAAATGCTCCACACGGTCGACTCGTGACCGGTGAGCGTTGTGTAGCAGAACCAGTCGTCGGACGGATCGTCAATGTAGAGTTTGATCGCGTCGTCGTacgatgcagatgcgagCACTTCGTCGTTCGGATGCCATGCTACCACTTTGACGTCTTGCGAATGCTCCATCAGCACCGACAGGCATTCAAACTCGGCATCTGGCTGCACCTCCCAAATCCACACCGACTTGTCTCGGCTGCATGACGCCAGCACGCCGCCCGTATACGAGAAGGCCACCGATTTGCACTCTGACTCGTGGCCCTCGAGCGTTCCAACGCAATCCCACTCGGGCTCGTCCACATGCGCGCCACCGTTGCTGAGTACCACGGGACCAGAAGCGTCAGTATTGCCTTGGAGCTCCGATGAGCCGTCGATGTCTTGTATCCTCTCCCAGATGCCTACGGTCGAGTCAAACGATGCAGTAGCGAGGATCTTGCCGTCCGGCGACCAAGCCACCTGTCGCACCGTACGTTGGTGGCCGGTCGGGATCACTTCACGCAGGTTGAACGATGGATGCTTGCACGTAGATGCACCCTGTGCAGATGTGGTCGATACGAACGAGTAGGCATGCAGTCGAACGTCCTTGTCGCCAGAGCATGATGCCAGAATGGGCATACGGGGGTTCCATGCAAGGTGCCATGCTCGAGAAGAGTGACCTTCAAGTTCAGCCAGCAAATGCAGCGACGCAATTGCAGTAGTGCGTGTTGGCTCCGCTGCCTTGGCGGCAGCTGTTGTCATTGTCGTCATGTtgctcaacgagctccGTTCTCAAACGCACCAACGCCTTGGTGATGTTGAGGATGATGGAGTTGGAAGCAGAACTGTCGATCCAGCCCTGCTTTCACCGTCTTTGTGCGAGAGCCAAACCAGATGACAGAGGATGGTTCTCAGCCAACTATGCAGCGCAAaggcattcacgattgccaaatcgtgaatatgaTTCAGCCAAGTCCGGATCTGATGACGCGCCTCGGCATCTCGGAAGCTGGAACAGGAAAAGCCTAGCTTATAGCAAATCAAATCGGGAGATCGGGTCAAATAGCTTGTCCGCAAAGTCGATACATATGCTGGTTTGTGTTTGTGCTTTCGCGGACCTAGCTCGTCTCACTCTGTCGCGAGAAAACCACGTGAGTATACTGTagctcgacgctgaaaACACAGCACGAGCCGGTAACCAAAGGTTCTGATCAAGCGCGGCAATCAACATGAGGCAGACAATCCATGCAGCTCTGGCACCGCagcattcatgattcttgattgttCCACCGGCCCATAGACACTCGCTATTGTTCTCATCCCCACGTGTTTTGGCGTGGCTACGACTTGTTGACTTCATTATGTGCATGACCTAGTAGAGTAAATCTACGTCGTCGCTTCTATGCGCTGTACTCGAAAAGCCTCGCTCAAGCGCTCAAGCGTTCTCGTTCCAGCCCTTGGCGCGTTCCACGGCCCTCTCCCAGCCGTGTagcagcttggcgcgcTTCTCTTGATCGATTTTGGGTTCGAACACCTGCTTACCCGCCGTGTTGACCTTGCTGAGTGTCTCTGGCTTGTTGATGTCCCATCCGAATAATCCCACCGCCGATCCGGCAAGCAGCGCCGAACCGAGCGCTGTACTTTCGCGCATCTCGGGACGCTCCACGTTGATGCCCAGGATGTCAGCTTGGATCTGCATGGCTACGTCCGAGTTAGTCAGTCCACCATCGACTTGGAGAGCCTTGAGTGCGACTCCCGAGTCTTTGGACATTGCGTCCAGGATGGCTTTTGTCTGGTAGCACGTCGATTCCAGCGTGGCACGGCAGAAGTGTCGTTTGTCCGTGTAGGCAGTGATGCCCACCACGGTGCCGGCCGCGGTGTCGTCCCAGTACGGGCAGAAGAGTCCGTTGAATGCCGTGACAAAATAGACACCTCCCGTGTCTTGGACTTGGCCTGCCAGCTCGCCGATCTCGCTGGCCTCCTTGATCAGCCCAAGGCTGTCGCGAACCCACTTGACTGCCGAACCAGCTACAGCGATGGAGCCTTCCAAGGCATAGTGCACCGGTGCATGCGGACCTGCCTTGTATGCGATGGTGGAGAGCAAACCGTTCTTGGACGAGACCACTTTTTCACCCGTATTGTAGAGCAGAAACGCACCCGTTCCGTACGTGTTCTTGGCCTCACCAGGCTGAAAACACTTGTTGCCCACCAACGCAGCCATCTGGTCTCCTACGATACcggcgatctcgacgccgTTGAGCGCACCATGCGAAACCTTGCCGTACACCTCGGATGAACTCTTGATCTCGGGCAGGATGTCCATGTCGATACCAAAGAAATCGCACAGCTTCTGGTCCCACGTCTGTGCGCGCAGGTCCATGAACATGGTTCGCGAAGCATTGGAAGCATCGGTAATGTGCACCTGTTTGTCGGTGAGATTGTACACGATCCAACTGTCTACGGTGCCGAAGAGCAtctgcttgtcgtcgtGCGCCTTGCGCACCTCGGGTAGGTTGTCGAGCATCCAACGAAGTTTGACTGAAGCGAAATAGGTCGAGAGCGGCAATCCGGTCTCTTCCTTGACAGCATCAATCCCCTTTGGATGCTGGGATTCGAGTTTTCGGATGGTGGAAGTGGTTCGTGCGTCGGGCCAGGCGATGGCGCGTGTCAACGCCTTGCCGGTGTTCTTGTCCCAAACCACGGTCGTCTCTCGCTGATTGGTGACACCGATGACCTTGACATCGGATGTTTTAAACTTGCCGccctcttcgagcttggcgagcgccTTGTCGATGCATTCGTACACGCAGTCGATGATTTCGTGTGCGTCCTGCTCGTGCCATCCTGGATGCGGGTAGTACTGGTTGAACTCCATCTGGTGCGAAGCATGCACTTTGGCGAATTCGTCAAATACCATGAATCGGACGCTGGTGGTGCCAGCGTCAATCGAACCCACGAGATCCGGCATTTTGGTTGTGGCTGCGCGATGGAAGATGGGCTGTAGGCGAGAGGGCAGATGGCTCAACGAAGAGCAACTGACGAAGGAGGGGCGAATGGTATGGTATCGCTGGCCTAGAGAGAGAGCAAAGAAAGAACGGGCCGCCTGGAGGTGATAGGGAATCGGACTGAAGATCTGATGCGGATGAGGTCGGAAGGCAAGCATCGGACCATGGAATAGGTCCGAGGTCCGTTGAAATCAGGCCGATCCAGGTGGAGAACTCAAGAGCAGAGTCGCCGCGATCCGTCGACCGTGGACACCGTCTCAGTTCGGTTAAGTTATTTTGGGCTTCGGAGAATTTGGCCCGACCCACTCACTCAAGACtcaatcgtggatcgtaGCAACTCGAGTTGCTCTTGCAAATGCACAAGTGCGATCGAGCGCAGAAGGAGCGAGTGCAGTGTGCCGGTGAGTGAATAATTTGGGGCTTGGGgcgttgcagcagcgtcttggcCGTGATGCTTCGGTATTTGGTCACTGTTCGAGCCGCTTGTTTCGTGTTCTGCACGCTGAGgtgcaattcacgattcgcttGCAGTCAGCCGTGTCAGCCAGCtgagccagccagccaacCAACGAGCCGCCTGGCTCCAGCGAAATTCGCAAGTACGTTTGAACTCACCAAGTTCACCGTGCTCTTGACACGCTTGTCCTTGTTCGACTGGATTCAGCCGGTCACTCGATGGTCAATTGTGATTGTATAGCAGCTATACCAGGCGACTCCATCGTCCTCTCACTGAAAGTCGTTGGAACCGCCAACTCATTTCCAGGCGCACGCAACGTCTAACGAAGCAACATTTTGGCGGAAGCAGATGGACGTGCGAGGCGGTATTGAGAAAATGACGTCGTTCTCTTCGGCTTGTCGCCCGTTAGCCGGTCCGtccaagtcacagtcacagtcacagtcacagtcatCATCGACTCAAAGATTCAAATTGCGAGCTAAAGTCACCGGTATCAACAGCTCAAATCTAACATTCTGTGAAAAATGCACCAGTTCACGTGACTCCCGACTTGCAGCAAGTTGAGCTACTATTTCGGAAGTCGGGCTCAAGACTCTCTCGGTCGGGGGGGGTTTTTTTTGGGTCTTTTGGGGATCAAAGCTTTCCTTGCTTGCTGTATGGTCAATCCTGAACAAAACCTTGTCCTCTGGTTGACGTCTATGCTTTCGGCATCCAGAcgcttgctgttgctctcCTAGCGGCGCTCAACTAGACATCCTCTCATTCACGTCTAAGATCAAAAGATCGACGTCTGGCTCAGCCTCTCGAAGCTGGTCCAGGCAACAAAGATGCTCTTCTGCCCAACGTGCGCCAACTGCCTTATCATCCAACTCGACGATCACGGAAACAACAAGTGGTCATGCCACACTTGTCCATACGAGTTCCCTATCGTGCGACAGATGACCACACGCCAGCATCTGAAGCGCAAACAAGTGGACGATGTTATGGGTGGCGAGGAGAGCTGGAAGAACGTCGATTCGACCGATGGTGAGTTGAGCGCATGGCACTCTGGAATTTTTTCCGTGTTCAAGAGTTGGGCTGACTTTTGTGTTGGTTGTATCACAAACAGCGCCGTGTCCAAAGTGCGAGAATCCAAAAGCTTTCTTCATGCAACTGCAAATTAGGTCGGCGGACGAACCAAGTAAGTTTCACGTGGCGTTGGACGTCGGCGTGCTGGCCAAGACCGAGGTGGTGAAAGGACGCTGATCATTTTGTTGTTCTGATTCTGACCATCATGTTGATAGTGACCACATTCTACCGCTGCACAAACGGTCAATGTGCATATCAATGGAAAGAAAATTAGCACGCTTCTGTACTGCACAGCCGATCCGGACGTTTTCAACATACCCAACAGGCCTACTGTCAAGTGCCGATTCATCGTCCCGCACTGCTTGCCTGTTTGCATTTGTAACACTATCTCTCTTTCAATCTATGCTTTTGCTCTGTACATGGTCTCATTGGAGCTTGTTGGTTTGTTCGACTGCGAGACATGACTTCTATCAGAGTGACGGCGTGAACAAGCCTTGTTGTTCTCGGCCGCGAACCGTGAATCAATCGTGGATACACGAATCgacgcttcacgcttgcttgctctcCACATTCACATGTTCAAGTTGACGttggtgattcacaatcgtgaattacaCATCCACTTGATCACCACACAACCTGCACCGTGCACCGTGTACACTCGTCGATTCTTCAAGTCGCATATTGATCGCACTCATTTGCACGGAACCGTCAGCTGACTAGCGCATGGCAATGTGCGTGATATTTTGGACGGTCAATGACCCTCAGTACGAGCTCGTGATCGCGTCCAACAGGGACGAGTTTCTCTCGCGACCAACGCGTGCTGCCGAATGGCACAGCTTTGACTCGCGCTCCGCTTCGCCCCGCGTCTTATCCGCCAGAGATTCCACGGGAGGAGGAACGTGGTTGGGCGTCAGTGAAAATGGCGCTTTTGCGGCCTTGACCAACTTCACAGAGTCCGCGCCTCGCATACCGGTGGGAATGGATGGCTTCGAATCAAGAGGTGGCTTGGTACGCGATTGGCTCACATTGCAAGCAGCCATGTGTGGCGGTAAGCGTAGCTTGCAAGAGGTGAGCACGCAAGTGCAAGAGTATTTGAACAGCGTTGGTGCAAAGGGCGATAGGTATCCCGGCTtcaacttgctcgtcggtgCGCTCTCACTGCAAGGTATGGTCGTCGGCTATGTCACCAACCGAACACTTCAAGGACAAGTGGTTCGAGACGCTACCGTCGACATGTTTCTCCCTCTCCCACACGGAGCCACAGAAGCCTCTTCAGCCACGAGCCCACCCGTCGGAATGTCGAATAGCATCCTTGCTCAACCTTGGCGTAAAGTCACCTCTGGTTCCCACTCGTTCTGCCAAATTGTCTCCTCCCACCACACACAATCCACCACACTGGAAGACATGACCGAACAGCTCTTCGACCTGCTCTGGACATCGTCCAATCCGCCACCTTCCCAACGATCCGAACTGCAAAACTCCGTGCTCATCTCTCCACTCGAGTTGCCCGCTTCGGCTAGCACTGAGAGAGATTGGTACGCTACACGAACGAGCACTGTGATCACCATAGCCAAAGACGGCTCGGCGAGGCTGGTCGAGAGAGACACGTTTCAACTCAGGGATGCGCAACCAGTACTCGTCAACGGCCCGgaagcaacagcagctctcGCAGGCAGAGACGGTGGTCAACGCATGTTTGCTTGGCACATCCAGTAGGTTCTTCACTGACGAGCATGATCCACTGCAACACACAAGTTGGTACGAAGCGTCCATCATGCATGTACATTCCActtgtcgctctcgtctCATGACGCCTCGAGCATGGCATCCGAGCGCAcaaacattcacgattggaatTTTTGAGAGAATTTGGCTTTTCTGGTGCGCAAGAGTGAGTTGTAAGATGGTAAGAAGTTACAAGATGAGAAACGGCGTTCCTTGACTGGAAGACGTTGCCCAACAGATGGATGGTGATTTTGTGCGAGAACGACGCAAGCGATCGCGCAGAAATGCAAAGGGGAACAACCTCGGCGTACGTGGCCAGCTGTCCACTGAAGGGCTTTGGCGGTCCTTCATTTTTGGGAGGGAAGAAAGCGGGGCAGAGAGATGGAATCGCTGGCGTTGACAAGAGGGTGCTGACAGCGGCAAGTTGGCAGTCTGCCCGAAAAATGCCGCTGCTATCGAGATCGAAATGAGGTACAAGAAGAAAACAAACGTTACACGAGACGATCATGCAAAGGCGGCGTAACGACAAGATTTActcgtcatcctcctcctcgtcatcctcctcctcagactcgtcctcctcctcttcagcGGCGGCCTCGAGGCAGGCAACGGCGATTCGGTCAAGGTCACGCATACCATCCTGCGAGATGCGACGACCACCCTTGGGGTCCTTCTCGAGAACACCAATCCCCTCGAGACCCTGCACAACCTTGCGCTGGACTGAACCGGAGGCGTCGGCGTGGTGCGAGGGGCGGAAACCGCGGTTCGAGGCACCACCGTGGAACTTTCGCAGGTGGCCGATACCGACAGCCTTGCGCAGGTAAATGTGACGCGCCAGAGCGGCAGCACGGACGTAGAACCAGTCCGGGTTGTAAGGCGCCTGCTCCTTGAAGTGACCCGtcttgacaatgtcgaccCAGGTGGgcacctcgatcttgccTGTGAGTTGGTGCGAGCAGAGCCGAAGCGGTACGCAAAAAGTCAGTACGTTGTTTCCAAAGTAGACATGTAAACAACTTTTGGAATTCACGTCCGGCAGGTCCATCCTTTGCTTCTCGACATCAGCTGGAGCTGCATCATAGTTCCCTCGACTTGAGCTTCCGTCCGTCCCTTCTGTCGACTTGTCGCATCATCCCCGATGGACGCCCCAATCGTACTGCATAGTGAAGGCAAAGGCACTTGGCATTTCCCGAGGCGATCGTCACATCCACCTGATCGTGATGATGCAAGATCGCCAGTATCTGCCAAGAGTCCATTCCTGTCTTCTGTACGCTGGGCTTTGTTCGTCTATCCCCTCGTCTAGTCAAGCTGGTGCCGTTGCTTTCGTCGACGCATGTCCCATATTGAACACGCTGGTTGACCCGCCAAATGTGATGCTGTGTCTGCGTTAAAACACTTACCAGATCGCTTGAGGTGTTGCGCGTAAGCGTCAATGAAGGTGGAGGCGTCGACGTCACGAACGCTAAAAGATGCGAACCAAGTAGAAGAGAGACAGGTCAGCGACGGTGCAAAAGGTTGGCAGTCGAAAGCCCGTTGGCACAAGAGAAGCAATGTGTGTCGCACCATCTTTATCGTAATGGGTGGTGAGTGCagagcagatgcagatgcagaggaACCGCGTTGGGTTGAGATGGCTTCGGAGCTCAGCGTGGCAtgtactgctgctgcaatgTGCCTGGTTTCTTCTGACTGAAGACGCCAAGTGGGCATGGTATAGAAGCGCGCATGAACACAAGTGTCGGAAGTCCTGCTGGTATCAAAGCTGGCAAAGTTGATGCAGGCGCGATGACTGGTCTTGCATTTTTCATTTTGCTGAGAATGACCATCCAGGTGAACTTGTGTGGCATATATGGCTCAATGAGCAACAAGGACTCCGGCATCGAGCAACAAGTTCAGTGAGCCTTTGCCGTATCGCAACTCTTCCGATGCTGTGTAAACTGTTTGTATCCGTTGCGACACTGCCATCCAAGTTGCAAGCTATTGCTGTGATACCTCTCGTGGGCCGAACGATGATCGTCTGCCAGCTATGAGgtgtcgagatggcgaaAACGGTCCTGCTGATCTGCTGATGACTGGAATGTTGGCTTCTGCGGATGATGCGAGGCTCTCTGCTGCCTATGCTGAATGCTGGAGTTGCTGATACtgtttgtgctgctgctgctgctgctgctgactGCAAACGTATTGGCCATgcgacgaggcgaggcggTGCAGACTAATCCATGCGACGGACGACATTGCTTCTCTTGTGCTTCGTCTGATAGAAGTTGATACGTACTTCGGCATGATGGGCGATGTATGTGTCTtgaggtggaagagaagGGTGACGGTGAGGACGATGTACCAAAGTCGATCTCTGAGACGGTGAGCGCTCACGGCGTATTGCAGTTGCGATTTGCTGCTGGGTTTGTGCCAAGCTCCAACCTCGAATTTGAAAGAGACACGCTGTGCAGCCTTGCTGATTTCTGTCGTTCTCCACCGCACAATCTTGCCCACTCTTGTCTGCAAGCCGAGCCGTGTATCTTCCATGTCTAGTCAGCCTCGAGTCTTACCTGAAGTTCGGCAGCTAACTTTCCTTCCCAAGTTTCAGCTCCGTATTTCTAAGCTCGCAACCTGAGTGTGTGCTTGAGCTCATAATTCACTCGTATTTCGATTCAACCCAATTCAAGCTTCAATGAAGCTCGATTCAAAATTTTCAGAGTCTCATCCAACGCAAGCTGTTCGTGGGAACTTTTATCAAAGCTCGGCTCCGAAAAAGTACTATAAAACACGAACAAGATGTTGAACACGATCTAACACTGTATATTGAAagtcatgaatcgtgaatcgtgactcCAGGCACGATGTCCGTGGTCCACGCGTGACGATTACGGGTTCTCAGAACATCACGCATGCAACACGATGTCTCACAATTTAACAGCCTTGAGTagtgaagcgtgaagatgAGAACGTCGTGCGTGGAACACGAACGGGcaacaaacacgaaacatGAAACTCGCAACTTGTGACTGTCTCGttgcttcgtgcttctctCGGCTAATAGGCGCAAAAGAAATCAATCCGAACATACGACATATGCGAAGAGCCACACCAACGGAGAGTGATGAAGTCGCAATAACCAAGAGGCGCGAGAAGATGCAGTTGTTGCAAcacgatgacgatgccgtGTGCGCTTGACCTAGACTAGGTGACAAGCAGCGTACACGCTGGTATGCTCGTGCTCGTTCATACAGTAGTAACAACGCCGACTTGATGCATTCGCGGAATCCAGCTGGTTGAACGAAATCATCCTTGTGTTACCTCCATAGATAGGCTTGTCGTTCAAGTCGGTCTTGATATGGATCTACGGCACGAAGCATGGCGAAAGGACAACGgccgttgctgttgcggcGTCTGCTCGTACGCCTGTGCTACTGCTTGGCTGAGCATGGCTGGCAATTGCTGCCAGTGCAAGCCGTGGCTCTCTCGACGCACATTATTGTACGTCGTGGGCGCATCAAAGTGCCGTAACTTGTAGACTGATACTGCCGAGCTAGCTGCGGTGACGATTCTTCTTGTCGCAGGACGCCAAATCGCGAGAATTGAGCATTCTCAATATGCTGGACAAGCAGTGACCGAACCGCGTGGGTCGGCGCGGGTCGCGCAGGTCAACACAAAGCTGGCGGACCACTGGTACCGGTCAATTGGCTAGCTTTCCGACGCGGTTGGCGCGGATTGGCatgctcgctcagcttgaCCAGCAGCGCACCTTGCAAAGCAGCCTGGTCATCGAGAGCCTCGTACTGCTTCTGCATCCACTCGATCTTCTTGTTGATCGTGTCCATGATCTGTCGCCTGCCTTCCTCGAGTGCCTTGATCTGCTTTCTAGACTCCTCTTCAAAGGTGCGCAGGCTAACAACGCTTTCGGCGATCGTGACAATTTGAGTTCCGAGGTGTGaaacagcagcacgcaCATGATCAGCCTCATGGCCAAGTCCTTTAGCTTTGAGTGCTGTGAGCAATTGTTCGAACTTGTCGGgcgattcgagcagccTGCTAAGCCATTCGCGCTCAAATTGGCGAAGCACTTCGGTGTCCTTCTGCAGCGTGGTGAGCTGCGTATGCACCTTGTTGAGCGAATTTTGCATGTTCTTCAAGATGGCAGCCGAGATGGCCGCGGTGGACGCTTTCGAGTCATTCTCTTTCTGGCCAGGGGGAAGGAGAGGCGGACCAGGTGGTTGCAAGGTcgacgaagatgatgcGACTTGGTTTGCTGCGGGAGCTGAATCAGACGGTGCTGCCAAGACAGTGCCGGAGCTCCGTTTCGATTCCTTCGAGGTCGagctagcagcagcagcagatgcttGTGACGTCGAGGTTGCCTCACCCGCAGCGGAGTTAGACTGCAGGCCAACTGGTGGATTGGCTCCATTGGGATTTGTGGGCGCAACCGTTGTGTTGGCAGACTGTTTTGCGTTTGGTGCGATGGCGGCATCTGAAGCCTGgttctgctgttgctctgTATCAATGTCCATGGGTGCTGCACCGTCAGCTGGTGCTGTCGCTTCGTTCGAGGGATTGCCAGGCTTGGGGCTGGAGGCAGCTTCCGTAGCATGCTCTCTTAGCAAAGCCTTACTCTTCCACTTGCGTGCTAGCGCTCGAAGGCGTTGGTCCATACACGCTTGGTTCTCTTGGGTAGCTTCTTGAATGGCAAGAtccttgatctcgtcgagacgCCATTCGAGGTcttgttcgtgattggcgacCCACTTGCGAAACTGCGCTTGTGTCACTGCTTTGGACTCTGAGTTCAAAGCGGTAGCCTTTgacggcgacggcggcCGAGGAAGAACAGAGTCCTGCGTAGGAGCTGTTCCATTGGCGGATGCAGCCGATGGCTGTGCGGCGAcggcagcaggagcagccgGCTGAGCCGGCTCAGCCGGAAGAACACGGGAATCAAGAGCAGAGGACGTGGGGAGAGGCGCAACGAGTGAGGCCATAGCGGGCTTGGATACGGGAGGGTTGGCGGAGACAGTGGGCGCAGGCGCGCTagcggaagaggagaatTGAGCTACATTTGGATGATCGAGCTTTTCCTGTAATGCAGCCACTTTCTTCTCGAGGGCCTTGATACGTTGGCGATTGTCGTTGATTTGACCGACGTCTTTGTCGACGTCCTTGCGTAGCTCTTTGCGCGTGTCGGTGATTTCGTGATGGAGACGATTGTTGCCTCTGGTTAGCGCAGATAGGTCACTCCTGATCTTGTTCAAGTCGCTCTGGAATCGGCTGCTCTGCCCAAAGAAGGTACGCGCGTGATgatcgagctcttcctGACGCTTGCGATCCTTGCCACGCTCGTGCTTCAAGTCTTGCAGCTTTGCCTCGAATGGTGCAGTTGCAGCTGCCAGTAAAGCGGGAATGATCCGAGCATCCACATCGACGCG contains the following coding sequences:
- a CDS encoding 40S ribosomal protein eS19, which encodes MPNVRDVDASTFIDAYAQHLKRSGKIEVPTWVDIVKTGHFKEQAPYNPDWFYVRAAALARHIYLRKAVGIGHLRKFHGGASNRGFRPSHHADASGSVQRKVVQGLEGIGVLEKDPKGGRRISQDGMRDLDRIAVACLEAAAEEEEDESEEEDDEEEDDE
- a CDS encoding putative DNA-directed RNA polymerase III core subunit RPC11, coding for MLFCPTCANCLIIQLDDHGNNKWSCHTCPYEFPIVRQMTTRQHLKRKQVDDVMGGEESWKNVDSTDAPCPKCENPKAFFMQLQIRSADEPMTTFYRCTNGQCAYQWKEN
- a CDS encoding putative glycerol kinase; amino-acid sequence: MPDLVGSIDAGTTSVRFMVFDEFAKVHASHQMEFNQYYPHPGWHEQDAHEIIDCVYECIDKALAKLEEGGKFKTSDVKVIGVTNQRETTVVWDKNTGKALTRAIAWPDARTTSTIRKLESQHPKGIDAVKEETGLPLSTYFASVKLRWMLDNLPEVRKAHDDKQMLFGTVDSWIVYNLTDKQVHITDASNASRTMFMDLRAQTWDQKLCDFFGIDMDILPEIKSSSEVYGKVSHGALNGVEIAGIVGDQMAALVGNKCFQPGEAKNTYGTGAFLLYNTGEKVVSSKNGLLSTIAYKAGPHAPVHYALEGSIAVAGSAVKWVRDSLGLIKEASEIGELAGQVQDTGGVYFVTAFNGLFCPYWDDTAAGTVVGITAYTDKRHFCRATLESTCYQTKAILDAMSKDSGVALKALQVDGGLTNSDVAMQIQADILGINVERPEMRESTALGSALLAGSAVGLFGWDINKPETLSKVNTAGKQVFEPKIDQEKRAKLLHGWERAVERAKGWNENA
- a CDS encoding uncharacterized protein (related to WD40 protein Ciao1), yielding MTTMTTAAAKAAEPTRTTAIASLHLLAELEGHSSRAWHLAWNPRMPILASCSGDKDVRLHAYSFVSTTSAQGASTCKHPSFNLREVIPTGHQRTVRQVAWSPDGKILATASFDSTVGIWERIQDIDGSSELQGNTDASGPVVLSNGGAHVDEPEWDCVGTLEGHESECKSVAFSYTGGVLASCSRDKSVWIWEVQPDAEFECLSVLMEHSQDVKVVAWHPNDEVLASASYDDAIKLYIDDPSDDWFCYTTLTGHESTVWSISFSPCGNYLASASDDLTVRIWRRLDADQCEAHGLRPEGKMAGRRGEKWIAVNILNGYHDRTVYSVSWGVDKTSTRPGNLGRIASGGGDGRICVYEVTASDDEKSLQPKVELIAKMERAHASADVNCVSWAPESLNARGGTTAKIEQLTDEGETLNKGGQHASHELMSDMLASAGDDGSVKVWTLASSAYAATSK